Proteins co-encoded in one Medicago truncatula cultivar Jemalong A17 chromosome 8, MtrunA17r5.0-ANR, whole genome shotgun sequence genomic window:
- the LOC25500191 gene encoding protein SCAI isoform X1, whose amino-acid sequence MAQQQQQQLNSNIPVSEVFWTLVDKADKKFSKIRDLPYYQRSRHDTYFCKVFKVYTQLWKFQQENRQKLIEAGLKRWEIGEIASRIGQLYFGQYMKTSDYNYLSESYIFYEAIFTRDYFREGLFSDVNIANKQLRFLARFLTVCLLLNRREMLQQLVNQLKVLVDECKRVFVDSDFKEWKVVVVEIGRFLKVDTGFMNVRPVRYSLVLDSHPDTLPRVPVAITKRNLKLRDAMLSSFHYNEVKFSEFTIDTFRMLQCLEWDPSGSFYQSGGSKLSQNGATGTGRISYIQDIADPTLPANPRKAILYRPSLTHFIAVLATICEELPLDGILLVYLSASGAGSSGAGNNESGCINLGSRGDRGSNSIYPSDFLPFTRRPLLLIIDNENSKAFKNVQVITEAEKGESVAMLLSPSRLPPFVSDCSHSSNGSLFTMFLTAPLQAFCLLLGFSATDIDLDLYNKAETLLSSSLNNWGLALASTDTLDPVWGQVLGDPFIRRLLIRFIFCQTVLTMYAPVYDKNEFLPTCVPSLPTPVLAPSCSYQSVILQLAGIFGATKHFIFSEDLSPKNTIPNMDQL is encoded by the exons ATGGCACAGCAGCAACAACAGCAGCTGAACAGCAACATCCCAGTTAGCGAAGTTTTCTGGACTCTCGTCGACAAAGCCGAcaaaaaattctccaaaatcAGAGACTTACCTTATTACCAACGCTCCAG GCATGATACTTATTTCTGCAAAGTTTTCAAAGTCTACACACAATTATGGAAATTCCAACAAGAAAATCGTCAGAAATTAATCGAAGCAGGGTTGAAAAGATGGGAAATTGGAGAAATTGCTTCGCGGATCGGTCAATTGTATTTTGGACAATATATGAAAACTTCTGATTACAATTATTTATCAGAATCTTATATTTTCTATGAAGCCATTTTCACGCGCGATTATTTCAGAGAGGGATTGTTTTCGGATGTTAATATTGCGAATAAGCAGTTGAGGTTTTTGGCGAGGTTTTTGACAGTGTGTTTGCTTTTGAATCGGAGGGAAATGTTGCAACAGTTGGTTAATCAGCTGAAAGTGTTGGTTGATGAGTGTAAGAGAGTGTTTGTGGATAGTGATTTTAAGGAGTGGAAGGTTGTTGTGGTGGAAATTGGGAGGTTTTTGAAAGTTGATACGGGTTTTATGAATGTTAGACCAGTAAGATATAGTTTGGTTTTGGATTCTCATCCTGATACTTTACCGCGTGTTCCTGTTGCTATCACGAAGCGGAATTTGAAATTAAGAGATGCTATGTTGAGTAGCTTCCATTATAATGAG GTTAAGTTTTCAGAGTTCACTATTGACACTTTTAGGATGCTTCAATGTTTAGAGTGGGATCCTAGTGGCTCATTTTACCAGTCTGGTGGTTCAAAACTTAGTCAGAATGGGGCAACTGGGACTGGGCGTATCAGTTACATACAAGATATTGCTGATCCTACGTTGCCGGCAAACCCACGGAAAGCTATATTATACCGTCCTTCACTGACACATTTCATAGCT GTTCTTGCCACAATTTGTGAGGAGCTTCCTTTGGATGGTATTCTCCTTGTATATTTGTCAGCTTCAG GAGCAGGATCTTCTGGTGCCGGGAATAATGAATCTGGTTGCATAAACTTAGGTTCCCGTGGAGATAGAG GATCAAACTCCATATATCCATCGGACTTTCTACCATTTACTAGAAGACCACTTCTTTTAATCATTGATAATGAGAACAGCAAAGCTTTTAAG AATGTGCAGGTCATAACTGAAGCAGAAAAAGGAGAGTCAGTTGCAATGCTCCTTTCTCCAAGCCGTTTGCCTCCTTTTGTGTCTGATTGCTCACATTCTTCAAATGGGAGCCTATTCACCATGTTTCTTACAGCTCCGCTACAAGCTTTCTGTTTGCTGCTAGGATTTTCAGCCACTGATATTGATTTG GACTTGTACAACAAAGCTGAAACACTGCTGTCATCATCATTAAATAACTGGGGATTGGCGTTGGCATCAACAGACACGCTTGATCCAGTTTGGGGACAGGTTTTAGGCGACCCCTTCATAAGGAGACTTCTTATAAG ATTCATATTTTGCCAGACAGTGTTGACCATGTATGCACCAgtttatgataaaaatgaattcCTTCCAACATGTGTCCCTTCTCTTCCAACGCCTGTCCTAGCTCCAAGCTGCTCGTATCAAAGTGTAATTCTGCAACTAGCTGGCATTTTTGGTGCAACTAAGCACTTCATCTTTTCTGAGGACCTTTCTCCTAAAAATACAATTCCAAACATGGATCAGTTGTGA
- the LOC25500191 gene encoding protein SCAI isoform X2, which produces MAQQQQQQLNSNIPVSEVFWTLVDKADKKFSKIRDLPYYQRSRHDTYFCKVFKVYTQLWKFQQENRQKLIEAGLKRWEIGEIASRIGQLYFGQYMKTSDYNYLSESYIFYEAIFTRDYFREGLFSDVNIANKQLRFLARFLTVCLLLNRREMLQQLVNQLKVLVDECKRVFVDSDFKEWKVVVVEIGRFLKVDTGFMNVRPVRYSLVLDSHPDTLPRVPVAITKRNLKLRDAMLSSFHYNEVKFSEFTIDTFRMLQCLEWDPSGSFYQSGGSKLSQNGATGTGRISYIQDIADPTLPANPRKAILYRPSLTHFIAVLATICEELPLDGILLVYLSASGAGSSGAGNNESGCINLGSRGDRGSNSIYPSDFLPFTRRPLLLIIDNENSKAFKVITEAEKGESVAMLLSPSRLPPFVSDCSHSSNGSLFTMFLTAPLQAFCLLLGFSATDIDLDLYNKAETLLSSSLNNWGLALASTDTLDPVWGQVLGDPFIRRLLIRFIFCQTVLTMYAPVYDKNEFLPTCVPSLPTPVLAPSCSYQSVILQLAGIFGATKHFIFSEDLSPKNTIPNMDQL; this is translated from the exons ATGGCACAGCAGCAACAACAGCAGCTGAACAGCAACATCCCAGTTAGCGAAGTTTTCTGGACTCTCGTCGACAAAGCCGAcaaaaaattctccaaaatcAGAGACTTACCTTATTACCAACGCTCCAG GCATGATACTTATTTCTGCAAAGTTTTCAAAGTCTACACACAATTATGGAAATTCCAACAAGAAAATCGTCAGAAATTAATCGAAGCAGGGTTGAAAAGATGGGAAATTGGAGAAATTGCTTCGCGGATCGGTCAATTGTATTTTGGACAATATATGAAAACTTCTGATTACAATTATTTATCAGAATCTTATATTTTCTATGAAGCCATTTTCACGCGCGATTATTTCAGAGAGGGATTGTTTTCGGATGTTAATATTGCGAATAAGCAGTTGAGGTTTTTGGCGAGGTTTTTGACAGTGTGTTTGCTTTTGAATCGGAGGGAAATGTTGCAACAGTTGGTTAATCAGCTGAAAGTGTTGGTTGATGAGTGTAAGAGAGTGTTTGTGGATAGTGATTTTAAGGAGTGGAAGGTTGTTGTGGTGGAAATTGGGAGGTTTTTGAAAGTTGATACGGGTTTTATGAATGTTAGACCAGTAAGATATAGTTTGGTTTTGGATTCTCATCCTGATACTTTACCGCGTGTTCCTGTTGCTATCACGAAGCGGAATTTGAAATTAAGAGATGCTATGTTGAGTAGCTTCCATTATAATGAG GTTAAGTTTTCAGAGTTCACTATTGACACTTTTAGGATGCTTCAATGTTTAGAGTGGGATCCTAGTGGCTCATTTTACCAGTCTGGTGGTTCAAAACTTAGTCAGAATGGGGCAACTGGGACTGGGCGTATCAGTTACATACAAGATATTGCTGATCCTACGTTGCCGGCAAACCCACGGAAAGCTATATTATACCGTCCTTCACTGACACATTTCATAGCT GTTCTTGCCACAATTTGTGAGGAGCTTCCTTTGGATGGTATTCTCCTTGTATATTTGTCAGCTTCAG GAGCAGGATCTTCTGGTGCCGGGAATAATGAATCTGGTTGCATAAACTTAGGTTCCCGTGGAGATAGAG GATCAAACTCCATATATCCATCGGACTTTCTACCATTTACTAGAAGACCACTTCTTTTAATCATTGATAATGAGAACAGCAAAGCTTTTAAG GTCATAACTGAAGCAGAAAAAGGAGAGTCAGTTGCAATGCTCCTTTCTCCAAGCCGTTTGCCTCCTTTTGTGTCTGATTGCTCACATTCTTCAAATGGGAGCCTATTCACCATGTTTCTTACAGCTCCGCTACAAGCTTTCTGTTTGCTGCTAGGATTTTCAGCCACTGATATTGATTTG GACTTGTACAACAAAGCTGAAACACTGCTGTCATCATCATTAAATAACTGGGGATTGGCGTTGGCATCAACAGACACGCTTGATCCAGTTTGGGGACAGGTTTTAGGCGACCCCTTCATAAGGAGACTTCTTATAAG ATTCATATTTTGCCAGACAGTGTTGACCATGTATGCACCAgtttatgataaaaatgaattcCTTCCAACATGTGTCCCTTCTCTTCCAACGCCTGTCCTAGCTCCAAGCTGCTCGTATCAAAGTGTAATTCTGCAACTAGCTGGCATTTTTGGTGCAACTAAGCACTTCATCTTTTCTGAGGACCTTTCTCCTAAAAATACAATTCCAAACATGGATCAGTTGTGA
- the LOC25500192 gene encoding probable NADH dehydrogenase [ubiquinone] 1 alpha subcomplex subunit 12, with protein sequence MASSVVKSILNTVKEKGLGGFFRHLKDEGYLRCLPDGNLLQTKIHNIGATLVGVDKYGNKYYEKTENTQYGRHRWVEYAEKSRYNASQVPAEWHGWLHFITDHTGDELLLLKPKRYGLDHKENLSGHGEEFIYHSKGHALNPGQRNWTRYQPWQSTNEP encoded by the exons ATGGCGTCGTCGGTGGTGAAGAGCATCTTAAACACAGTGAAGGAGAAAGGTCTTGGTGGCTTCTTCAGACACCTCAAGGATGAAGGATACCT GAGATGCCTTCCTGATGGAAACCTATT GCAAACCAAGATCCACAATATCGGGGCAACGCTTGTTGGTGTTGATAAATATGGTAACAAGTATTACGAGAAAACTGAAAACACACAGTATG GAAGACACAGGTGGGTTGAATATGCAGAGAAGTCTAGATATAATGCTTCTCAGGTTCCTGCTGAATGGCATGGCTGGCTTCACTTCATAACTGATCACACCGGCGATGAG CTTCTTTTACTGAAACCAAAAAGGTACGGTCTTGATCATAAAGAAAATCTGTCTGGACATGGTGAAGAGTTTATCTATCATTCCAAGGGACATGCTCTCAATCCAGGGCAGAGAAACTGGACTAGGTACCAACCATGGCAGTCCACAAACGAACCGTGA
- the LOC25500193 gene encoding splicing factor 3A subunit 2, translating into MDREWGSKPGSGGAATAQNEAIDRRERLRRLALETIDLAKDPYFMRNHLGSYECKLCLTLHNNEGNYLAHTQGKRHQTNLAKRAAREAKDAPTQPQPHKRKVNMKKSVKIGRPGYRVTKQFDPDTKQRSLLFQIEYPEIEDLAKPRHRFMSSYEQRIQPFDKRYQYLLFAAEPYETISFKVPSTEIDKSTPKFFSHWDPDSKMFTLQLYFKTKPPEATKPQPPASAPNGTTAPGVPPRPMPPPPQAPLPPPPPPPQGLPPGAPMGNPPRAPPPPMSGSMPPPPPMAANGPRPGAMPPLPPPAPIGTRPPSMPPPQGFPGQQMQS; encoded by the exons ATGGACAGAGAATGGGGTTCAAAACCAGGAAGCGGCGGAGCAGCCACAGCTCAAAACGAAGCAATAGACCGCCGTGAACGACTCCGACGACTCGCTCTCGAAACAATAGATCTAGCAAAAGATCCCTATTTCATGCGAAATCATCTCGGTAGTTATGAATGTAAACTCTGTCTTACTCTTCACAACAACGAAGGTAACTACCTCGCTCATACTCAAGGGAAACGCCATCAAACCAATCTCGCTAAACGTGCTGCTCGTGAAGCTAAAGATGCTCCTACTCAACCTCAGCCTCATAAGAGGAAGGTTAACATGAAGAAATCTG TTAAGATTGGGAGGCCTGGGTATCGTGTGACTAAGCAATTTGATCCTGATACCAAGCAAAGATCTCTCCTTTTTCAG ATTGAATATCCTGAGATCGAAGACCTCGCAAAGCCGAGGCATCGATTTATGTCCTCCTATGAGCAG AGGATTCAGCCATTTGATAAAAGATACCAGTATCTATTGTTTGCAGCTGAACCTTATGAAACAATTTCTTTCAAG GTACCAAGCACAGAAATTGACAAGTCCACTCCAAAGTTTTTCTCGCATTGGGACCCAGATTCAAAGATGTTCACA CTGCAGTTGTATTTTAAAACCAAGCCACCAGAGGCAACCAAACCACAGCCGCCTGCCTCTGCACCCAATGGCACCACAGCACCTGGTGTTCCGCCAAGGCCTATGCCCCCACCACCACAAGCTCcactaccaccaccaccacctcctccacaAGGGCTACCTCCCGGTGCACCTATGGGTAATCCTCCACGGGCCCCTCCACCTCCAATGTCAGGATCAATGCCTCCACCACCTCCTATGGCTGCAAACGGTCCTAGACCTGGTGCGATGCCGCCTCTTCCACCGCCAGCCCCCATTGGGACCAGACCTCCATCAATGCCACCTCCACAAGGTTTTCCAGGCCAACAAATGCAGAGCTAA